AAAAAGCCTTGCATCCAAGGAGTGTATGGTCTGTCCGCCGCATCGTCACTTACTTCTTCTTTGTCTGCATCTTGCCCTTCGCCTTGCCACGAATCTTCTTGTTTCGGTTGCGGCGTTCCTTCACTGACTTACGAGCCGGAAGCTTCTTCTTACCCATACCCAGGCGAGCCTTACGGTAGTTGGGCTCAATGCGCTTCATGGCAGCAAGGTCATCATAGATAAGACCGAAACCAGTCGTTTTCCCGCCACCGAATTTCGTCTTGAAGCCAAAGACGGAAATTTGGTTCTCGTCAGCGACCTTGTAGAGCGACGCGAGGCGGTTGCGAATGAGTTTCGCGGGAACAGTGCCGCACCACCCGGGGTGGTTCACCTCAACAACGAATTGCTTGCGGTTCAGCAGTTTGTTCACCTTGAACTGCGAGGTTCGCACCGTCACCTCTGCCTTCTTCTTCTGGAAGACCATCACTGCTATCCTGAACTGGGGGAGGTTTCGGCAAACATTGAAATATCAGAGTCGATATTCAAAGGGGGATAAAATCACAGATACATAAGAAACACCAACGATTAGTTAGCGACAATCATAATAGTTAGTAGGGCACATTaccaaaacagaaagaggggtcTAAAACAAACCGGTGGGAGAACTCGATTGAACATCGATAGTTTTCCTTGTTCGCATTCACTTCCATTTCTCTATCCATATTGTATTTCGTTTTCATAGTTCTAAACCGTCACACATTAAcaatattgtttttgttttctactGTTACATCTTGGTAAGCACAGACTTGTGTGCATAATCATCGGGTGGACAGTATCTGGTCCATGGTCCAACCGACACTTTAGCTTCGGCGGCCCAGTAAACCAGCTCCCATATCCTGCGTAATGGTGCGCACGGCCACATCGTTAAGTAATTTCTCCACcaagttcagcaatgcgctATTCTTCCACGGTGGCAGGACACCCTGATCCTTGCACGGGGTTCCTGCCGTTGTAGTGAGCCGTTGTGTGACTCCTGTAGTGGGAGGCATGGCCTCAGTTGCGCCTGCTGCGCCTGAACCGGGGTCACTTGACTTGTTCGCCCCATATGTCGATGATGGAGGATCCCTCACAAAAGAGTTGGAGGCCATAGACACCAACTCCCTGTATTGTGGAATCTCCTCTTTGATAGTCTCGGTGAATGCATTTCGAACCGGTGGGCAGTCGACAACAGTTCGCAACAGCCCTTCAAGCATCCTTCGCACAATTCTCACATTACCTCGAGTGAAatcttttattgtttgctTGAGCCTATCTCCCACCAAAGATGCACTCTGAGGCCGTACGTAGTTCTCGTAGAGCGGGGGAAAGTACACCTGCCGGACCGCACACTCCCCGTAGAGCCGCTGGTACTCGTCGACGGGCATAATACGCGCCTGCACCAACACCTCAAGCGAGTGGGCCAAGACAGGTCCTTCATCTGCGCGTTTTTTTAGTGGTAGAGACATCGTGTTATGATCCGCAACACCAGAATGTAGAGCAGGTGCAGCTGCCGCGGAGAGCACACGAAGGCTCTGATACTCCGGCGGGGCCTCAATTACAGAGGGCCGCTTTTTACCCATGTAGGTGGCTCGACGCTTCGTGCAGGTGGGCCTCTCGAACCGCGTTTTCGTCTGTGGTTTGACGTCGAGCAACGGATCGGtatcatcttcttcatcGGCCTCTTCGTCCTCAGGAGCTGCTGCCGCTTCCACATACATTGGGCTCACACTCTTGTCCTCAATCAACGTCTCGTTGACTACACGGCAGAATATCGGGGCCTCGATAATTTGGCTGAGCTTGCCACATTGTAGCGCAAGAACGCACCGCACGCGCTGCCCAGGTCTCACCACGCCACTGTTCGGCGACACAGAAATTGTTGAGCTCCCCGGTTCTAGCGATGTAGCCCACGAAAAGCTGTATGAAAATGAGTTGTGCCTGTTTTCAACATAACAAATTCGGCGGTGCAGCGAGAAGCGGGGCACCGCACCAATACGCATGACGTcgatggaaagggaaactgGGCAAAGCCTTGAAGGCAGACGCAACGAGGGCGAAACGGGGATGGGCAGGAAGGCATCATTAATCATGTTACATGCTTCCCCAGTAGACGTCTTCTTTGGATGGTATCCGACACCGCAGAATCGCATACTGTATCCCTCACCATTCACGATCTGAAGGCCAACGTCAATCGTGTAGGTACGCACCTCGAGGGGGCGGAAATACCAATGGAGCTGGGTTGATCCGCCGGGGGGAATAACACCCTCTGGATTCATACACTGAAACACGGGAACACCGCAGTTGGCCGCACAAACCTGCTCAACAAGATCTTCCTGTACAACGTAAGTCATCGGATGCGACGAGGTGTTCTCAATTGTTGAGCTTTGCAACGGTGGCTCGACATCGCCGAGTGCTATGGGGTGTAACTGATAAACAGGTGGATGGTGAAAGGCGAGAGCGTGAGTGTTGTCCGCCACTGTGCGCCCCTCAAGGACCAGAAGAGCCTTCTTACCCTTGTCCAGCCGAAGCAAAACGGGCAAGCAGTGCGTGCCGACACTAACATGGCGGTACGTAATGGTGATAACGGCGTGGGAGTTCACGGGGATGGTCCCCTCTCGAGGAGAAATTTCCAACAAGCGGTTAGAAAGAATTTGCTGCACATCCTCCAACTCTTCATCTTCAACGAACCACGTCTCGTTCCCACCTTCGTGATCAATCGGGTACCAGAACCGGAACGGGGCTGCACACGATCCAGCATTCTCAACGCACAGCATAATCtccttatcatcatcatccacaCAACCTACGCCGACATCCATGTAAATTGGCTCAACGCCCTGTACATACTGCGGGAAGGCGAATGAGTCCCTCTCCACGTCCACGCTCTGTACAGGAGCAGCAAGCACGTTATTAATGCTATTAATAGCTAACTGGCACCACAACTGCGAGCGGTGCTGCTGTAACGAGCGTACGTCAGTGATCTGAACAGCCGGGCGTGTACCTTTCAAGCGAACCTCGCAATGTGGGTGCTGTTGAACCTCGTGCAGGTTTGTGGGGCAAGCAATACTACTCAAATCTACCCCCCTGCCGCCAACGAGTGTGTACAAGATACAGTCAGTCACGCCGGCCGGAGGCCGCAACGTAACAAGTACTACAGTGTGCGAGCGGGCGGCCAATGCTCCGCACCTGTTGTTACTGAGGTGAATCATTGGGGTGTCTTCACCCTCCCAATTCATCCTCCTTGTTTTCGTGAGCCACCTCACCTCATAGCATACTTCACACACACTGCTGTTGTATATGGTCCACTCAAATGTTTTCTCCTGTGCGGCTGGACCCTCGTGCTCAATCACCACCGGTTCAACCTCAACTACAGATTGACGACCTTCACCCGTAAAGGGGCAAGAGATGATGCGCTTGCCATCTCTTAAGCTCAGCTCTCTGGGTGTGTTGTTGCAACTGCTGCTTTGTGACTCCCGTTCCCGCCCGACCAAAGGATCAACAGCTCTCCGTGTTGCGTTTGAACTCGGCTGTGTTTCATCATGTGTCGAAATTGAGAATGTTATATGCCCCTCATACAACACAGGATCTTGGGGGCAGAAGGAAACAACCAAATTCATCCCCATCCCTGCTTGTAGGACGCCAACCGGTGGTTCCACAAACACTACACCCTGAAGTGGCTGTGAAGGAGATGACTCGAAGCTAATCGGTACGGTTGTTGGGTTCGTGATTCTCAACGACCGCTCCGTGACGCCTGTTACGCACGCGGGGCGCATTGTAATCATAGAGCTGTCCTCTACGAGAAGCTCTGGTCTAAACCCCTCACCGTGCAGCACTATGCGGAGCTCGTCTTTAGGACTATTGCTCAACTGAACGAGCATCTCTCCACGCATCCACGCCGCGCCTTTGGCACTAAAAGAAAGCATCAAAGGAACGCGACTACGTGCTGGTATTATGCCGTACGCGGGGTTGCACCCGAAAACTGAATTTGATCCATGGCCGCTAATGGCATCACTTCCGCAATCCTTCCCTTTCGACTCTTGGCTCTCCAGACGTAGGGCGACCGCGAAGGAAACAATCACACCTCCACGATTCTCCAGTTCAATAACCGTGTGCGTGGTGCCGTCAACAAGGCACTTAGGAAAGACGATGTGCTTCGGTGCCCCCACACAGGAAACAATGCTTCCAGCCTC
This region of Trypanosoma brucei gambiense DAL972 chromosome 10, complete sequence genomic DNA includes:
- a CDS encoding 40S ribosomal protein S24E, putative; the encoded protein is MVFQKKKAEVTVRTSQFKVNKLLNRKQFVVEVNHPGWCGTVPAKLIRNRLASLYKVADENQISVFGFKTKFGGGKTTGFGLIYDDLAAMKRIEPNYRKARLGMGKKKLPARKSVKERRNRNKKIRGKAKGKMQTKKK